Sequence from the Pseudomonadota bacterium genome:
CATTGAAGTGACGGTGGCCCGGCGCCACGCGACCGGAATGTCAGGCTGAAGCCTGACCCACAGGCAAAGTGGCACTCTTTGTGGGTCAGGCTTCAGCCTGACAGGTATGGGCCCGCCGACTCGTACTCACTGCTTCACCCGCGATTGATCGACACCCCGCCATCGGCCAGCAGCACCGCGCCGGTGGTGAAGCTCGAGGCGGACGACGCCAGGTAGAGCGCCGACTGCGCGATTTCCTCGGGCTGCGCGGTGCGTTTCAAGGCGTGCAGGCCGCGCACGTACTGCATCGCTTCCTCGTTCGGCGCGAAGCCGCGCCCCATGGGCGTGTCCACGCCGCCCGGTAACAGCGCGTTGACGCGTATGCCCTGCGCTCCGTATTCCACCGCCAAGGCCTGGGTGAGGCCGATGAGGCCGGACTTGCTGGCGGCGTAGGCGGCCATGCCGGCGAAGCCGACCGTGTAGCCGACGAAAGTGCCGGTGAAGATCAACGAACCGCCGCCGCGTTCGGCCATGGCCGGCAGCTGATGCTTGGCGCCGAGAAAGGCGCTGGTGAGGTTGGTGGCGATGATCGACTGCCAGTCGGCCAGCGTGAGCGCCGGCGTGGCCGTCATGTTGCCGGTGGTGGCGGCGTTGTTGAATGCAATGTCGAGCCCGCCGAAATGCGATCGCGCAAGCGACACCGCGGCTTCGGCATGCGCCTCGTCCTGCACATCGCCGGCCAGCGCAAGCGCTTCGCCGCCATCGGCGACGATTTCTTCCACCAGCGTATCAAGCTCGCGCGCGCGTCGCGCCGTCACCACGAGCCGCGCGCCCTCGGCCGCAAAAAGACGCGCGCTCGCGCGACCGATGCCCGAGCTCGCGCCGGTGACCAACGCGACCTTGCCCTGCAGTGCGCCCATTGCCATCTCCTCGAATGATGTGGGGACAGCACCGTAAGCGCAGGCCGGCGCCGCGACCTCCCGATACTTGCGTGGCAATTCGTAAGCGTCGCTCCACCGACGGCACCTGTTTGCCGTTGGTCCGACTTCAGTCGGACATTGAAGACCCTGCACAGGCGCAAGAATCGAGACGCCGAACGTCACGCTCTCGCGCTTCAATTCCATCACCTGTCGTTCACTCCGCGGAGCCCCCCATGCCGTCACTCGACAACAAGGTCGCGTTGGTGACCGGTGCTTCGCGGGGCATCGGTCGCGCCATCGCGCGCCGCCTCGCCAGCGACGGCGCGCGCGTGGTGGTCAACTATGCGCGCGACGCGGCGGCGGCCGCCGCCAGCGTCGAGGACATCGTCGCGGCCGGCGGACAAGCCATTGCCGTGCAAGCAGACATCGCGCGGCGAGACGACATTCGTCGCCTGTTCGCCGCCGCCGTGCGGCAATTCGGTCGCCTCGATATTTTCGTCGCGAATGCCGGCCATGCGGTGTTCAAACCGCTCGCGGACATCACCGAAGACGATTTCGACCGGACCTATGCCGTCAATGCGCGCGGCACCTTCTTCTGCTTGCAGGAGGCCTTGCAACACCTCGGCGAGGGCGGACGCATCGTGTGCATTTCGACCATCGGCACCTTGCTGAACCTGCCGGGCGGCGCCTGCTATTTCGGCGCCAAGGCCGCCGTCGAACAGTTCTGCCGCGTGGCGGCGCGCGAAGTGGCGGCACGCGGCATCACCATCAATGCGGTATCGCCGGGCTTCATCGATACCGACATGCTGCGCGAGGTGTTGAGCGGCGAGTCCGACGATGGCGCGCAGGCGCTGATCGCCATGACGCCGCTGGCGCGTCTCGGCGCGGGCCGCGACATCGCCGGCGCGGTGTCGTTCCTGGTGGGGCCGGATGGCGCCTGGATGACGCGTCAGAACCTCGCGGTCGACGGCGGCATCATCAGCCGCTGACCGCCATCGCGCCGTCAGTAGCCGTAGCGCACTTCGAGGAACACGCTGTTGTTGGTGCGGCGGCTGCCGAACAGCGTGTCGTGCTCGCCGTGGTTCCATTCGTAGCCGACGCTCACGCGGCACTCGTCGCTGGCTTCGTAGCGCAGCAGTGCGCGCAGCACGCCGTCGTGGTGGCTGAAGTCCTGGATGGCGAAGATCTCGGCGCGCAGCAGCTGGTCGGGACGCGTCCAGGCGAGACGCATGCTGGCGCCGTTCTGGTTGTCATCGCGCTGGCCGGACTCGACCGCGTTGATGAGCGCGATGCCGCGCAGGTAGGGGCTCAGAAAGCGCTCCGGCGGCGCATGGTTGGTCACGCGCCGCAGGATGTACTGCAGGTTGAGATTGATGCTCTCGCCGAAATTGCGATCGCCGCCCAGCACCGCGAACAAGAACGGACGCTTCGACAGGTCGCTGCGCTCGCGATCGGGGAAGTCACTGTAGGCGGCTTCCGCGCGCAGGTTCAAACCCCATTGCACGGTGGCCATGTCGGCGCCGACGGTGCGTTGACGCGGGTAGTCGCGCACCAGGTCGAAAGGCCGCGCCGCGTCGCGCGAGGCGCGCAGGTCGCCGGTCGGATCGTGACCGTCGAAATACGACACCGACCAATCGACGCCGTGGCGGCTGCCGTCAATCTTGATGGCGCCCTGGCCGACGCCGTCGGGACGCCGATCGCCGACGATGGCGAAGGGCCCGATGTGATCGCGCAGCGGATGGACCTCGGGGCGGAATTCCGGGATCCAGTACAGCTGCAGCTGCGCGTTCTCGCCCAGCGCATGGTCGACGCGCAGCATGGCGCTGCCGCGCCTGAGATCGTCGTCGTCGGGAAACAGGCGCGACAGGTCACGCGACGTGAGGTTGTCGGTCGGGTTGATGCGGTCGGCGCGGCCCCAGGCCGCGATCTGGCGGCCGACGCGCACATCGAAGTCGCCGACGCTGCGCGTGAGGTAGATCTCGCGCAGCTCCGCTTCCGGCGCCGCGGCGTTGGACAGGTCCTCGCTCTGCACCCAGCCCTCGGCATGGAATCCCGTGCCGCCGTCGCTGTCGTGCTGTGCCTTCAGCCACAGCGTGGCGGGCGCCAGGTCGTGGCGGTCGTCGACGTTGCGGCTGGAGCGCCAGTAGCCCATGCGCAGCGAACTCGACAGGCCGGCATTCGCCGCGCGTTCGCGCCAGCCGTCGAGCGGCCCGGCGGCCGCGCTGCCCTGCGCGATGGCGGCCAGCAGCAGCAGCGCCGCGCCACGCGTGGAAAAACTCCTCATCGCGCGCTGTCGAGCGCTTGCGAGGAGAAGGTCTTGGCCGGCAGCTCGACGCCGACCTCGAATTTCTCGTAGCGGATCACCGAGGCATGGCCGCTCTGCACGTTCTTCATTTCCAATTCCATCGGCTGCCAGTGATGGGTGGTGGCGTCGACTTCCTTCAAGTCGCGCGCGAAGTAGCGCTTCATGAGCTCGTTGTGTTCGTCGTAGAGTTCGCCCTGCACGGTCACGCCGTTATCGAGCCGGATCCATGACACGCGCCGGCCGTAGCCGGTCGACTGCCGGGTTTCGTCGCTGCCGGGCACGCTCTCGACCACCGCGCACTCGACGCCGTCCAAGGCTTCCTTGCGCAGCAGCGTGTGCCGCCAGGCATCGACCTTGTAACCGATGACGTCACCGTGGCTGAAATCGGTGCCGGCAAAGGAATCGCGTTTCTCGGCGGCGGCGAGGCGTCGCACCTTGCGCAGCGCCGGCAGGTAGACCCACACGTCGTCTTCGCGCTCGCTGTTCTCGATGGAAAGGATGGAGGTGCCGGCGATATTGGCCGGCGACGTGAAGCGCGTCAGGCGTGCGCTGTTGATGCCGTCTTCGTTGAGCCGCGAATAGCCGCGCGCATGGCGTTCACGCGACTGCCCGTCGCTGCCGGTCAGCACGAAGCTCGCCTCCATGCGCGTGGTCGGGTAGAGCGTGGTGTCGAAGCTGCGCTGCATGAGCGCGGTGGCCTCGTCCTCGGCGGCCTGTACCGCGTGGCCAGGCAGCAGGCACAGGATCAGCAGCACGCCGAGCGCGCCGGCGCCCTGCGCATCGAGGCGGTTCTCCTCGAAGACGAATCGCGGTTTCAAATACAGCAGCAGGGCCGGGTAGAGGGTCAGCGCGGTCAGCGCACTGACCAGCATGGCAACGCTGATCATGATGCCCAGCCACAGGTGAATTTTGAAACCATAGGAGAACAGCAGCACCGCGTAGCCACCGGCCACCGCGGTGGCGACGTACAGCACCGCCTTGCCCGCCGTCGCGTAGGTGCGCTTGAGCGCGATGTCGAGACCGTCACCGCTGCGCAATTCTTCGCGCAGGCGATAGGTGAAGTAGATGGCGTAATCGGCGCCGACGCCGACCGCGAGCGCCGCCACCGTGGCGGTCGCAATCTGCAGCGGTATGCCGAACAGGCC
This genomic interval carries:
- a CDS encoding glucose 1-dehydrogenase yields the protein MPSLDNKVALVTGASRGIGRAIARRLASDGARVVVNYARDAAAAAASVEDIVAAGGQAIAVQADIARRDDIRRLFAAAVRQFGRLDIFVANAGHAVFKPLADITEDDFDRTYAVNARGTFFCLQEALQHLGEGGRIVCISTIGTLLNLPGGACYFGAKAAVEQFCRVAAREVAARGITINAVSPGFIDTDMLREVLSGESDDGAQALIAMTPLARLGAGRDIAGAVSFLVGPDGAWMTRQNLAVDGGIISR
- a CDS encoding SDR family oxidoreductase; translated protein: MGALQGKVALVTGASSGIGRASARLFAAEGARLVVTARRARELDTLVEEIVADGGEALALAGDVQDEAHAEAAVSLARSHFGGLDIAFNNAATTGNMTATPALTLADWQSIIATNLTSAFLGAKHQLPAMAERGGGSLIFTGTFVGYTVGFAGMAAYAASKSGLIGLTQALAVEYGAQGIRVNALLPGGVDTPMGRGFAPNEEAMQYVRGLHALKRTAQPEEIAQSALYLASSASSFTTGAVLLADGGVSINRG